One window of Phalacrocorax carbo chromosome 1, bPhaCar2.1, whole genome shotgun sequence genomic DNA carries:
- the RRP1B gene encoding ribosomal RNA processing protein 1 homolog B: protein MAPAAVQPPEIQFAQRLAANEKRIRDRALKKLRGYISARTQRPAGGFSQEELLKIWKGLFYCMWMQDKPLLQEELAGNISQLIHVIQNTEARHLFIGTFWQTMNREWIGIDNLRLDKYYMLMRMVLRQSFEVLKRNKWDESLIEPLLQLLMKEVMEPDSNAPIGIKLHFIDIYLDELAKVGAKELTADQNLKFIEPFCKIAAKSKDRCVLHAVATRIFEFIVDQSPYAIEDLMKELGSNSDEEDVSEEGKQENEEVFETKADRCLPRKSAQSSDKTEDVYENADDGIGTVLQFDYKAVADKLFELASKKNTPSLNRKRLYKLVKKFQDLAEGIFPQDLPEDVSTDEDDDEFSRGRRKKKAVKPWEKNKLEKVKEDEREMSSVKDASLPQKKRKKRKKRDSPSADSGAADGNCEKEIAETSGSNVFSKGQVPENNKERKKKKLLVNEANETTNVATDTRKNHSISAQNSPTHAEQSKKSQLKKINPKVQNVPVKPACQNGAANSSEAEDVSPSVTPLTSKVVKKNQKAGAVLMNGDTPLQQTGMKSSKEGLLGTPSGDADSESAPSRKVKLKTKLVGLQGMKVSSQKAATLKKKRKVKEVLNSVEANGVLETACKKSRKGESSAALSPLKKKKAKPGSDFVKFEKSTLPKPVFFRKARSTISSTRASMQLNKLQPSSSKKVTFGLNKNTTAEFKKTDKSILVSPEGPSRVAFNPEQKPRHGVLKSPRGTPAGEPQMKKPFTISAKKRPTAMDFF from the exons ATGGCTCCCGCCGCCGTGCAGCCGCCCGAGATCCAGTTCGCCCAGCGGCTGGCCGCCAACGAGAAGCGCATCCGGGACCGCGCCCTGAAGAAACTGCGGGGGTACATTAGCGCCCGGACCCAGCGCCCCGCCG GTGGCTTCAGCCAGGAAGAACTGCTAAAAATATGGAAGGGCCTGTTCTATTGTATGTGGATGCAGGATAAACCTCTGCTGCAG GAGGAACTTGCAGGCAATATCTCACAGCTGATCCACGTGATTCAGAATACAGAGGCTC GACACCTGTTCATTGGGACATTTTGGCAGACTATGAACCGTGAATGGATTGGAATAGACAATCTGCGTCTTGATAAGTACTATATG CTAATGCGTATGGTTTTGAGGCAATCCTTTGAagtactgaaaagaaacaaatgggaTGAAAG tctaatTGAACCACTCCTGCAGCTACTAATGAAAGAAGTTATGGAGCCAGATAGCAATGCTCCCATTGGGATAAAGTTACATTTCATTGATATCTATCTGGATGAATTGGCTAAAGTTGGTGCAAAGGAG CTCACAGCAGACCAGAATCTGAAGTTCATTGAACCTTTCTGCAAAATTGCTGCCAAATCAAAGGA TCGATGTGTGCTGCATGCCGTAGCCACTCGTATCTTTGAGTTCATAGTTGATCAGTCCCCGTACGCCATCGAGGACCTAATGAAAGAACTGGGTAGCAACAGTGATGAGGAAGATGTCTCTGAAGAAGGCAAACAGGAAAACGAAGAAGTGTTTGAAACCAAAG cAGACAGATGTTTGCcaagaaaatcagcacagagCTCTGACAAAACAGAGGATGTTTATGAAAATGCTGATGATGGTATCGGGACTGTTCTTCAG TTTGATTATAAGGCTGTTGCTGACAAACTCTTTGAATTGGCGAGCAAGAAAAATACACCTTCCCTTAACAGAAAGCGTCTGTACAAGCTGGTCAAAAA GTTCCAGGACTTAGCAGAAG GCATCTTCCCCCAAGATCTTCCTGAAGATGTTTCTAcagatgaagatgatgatgaattcagcagaggaaggcgaaagaaaaaagctgtcaAGCCCTGGGAGAAAAACAAGTTGGAAAAAGTAAAAG AGGATGAACGAGAGATGTCAAGTGTGAAGGACGCATCACTTCCccagaagaagaggaaaaaaaggaagaagagggatAGCCCAAGCGCTGATTCTGGAGCAGCTGATGGAAATTGTGAGAAGGAAATAGCTGAAACATCTGGATCTAATGTTTTTAGCAAGGGACAGGTGCCAGAAAAcaacaaggaaaggaagaaaaagaaattgctagTAAATGAGGCAAATGAGACCACAAATGTAGCAACTGACACCAGAAAAAATCACAGTATCTCTGCACAGAACAGTCCAACTCACGCAGAACAGAGTAAAAAGAGTCAgttgaagaaaattaatccGAAAGTGCAAAATGTTCCTGTAAAGCCAGCGTGTCAGAATGGAGCGGCTAATTCCAGTGAGGCAGAGGATGTCAGTCCATCTGTCACACCATTAACTTCTAAGGTTGtgaaaaagaatcagaaagCAGGGGCTGTCTTGATGAATGGGGATACCCCTTTGCAGCAGACTGGCATGAAATCCAGCAAGGAGGGCTTGCTGGGGACACCGTCAGGAGATGCAGACTCTGAATCTGCACCCTCCAGAAAGGTCAAATTGAAGACAAAGCTAGTTGGTTTGCAAGGGATGAAGGTCTCCAGCCAGAAAGCAGCAACcttgaaaaagaagagaaaagtaaaagaGGTGTTAAACTCTGTCGAAGCCAATGGAGTTCTGGAGACTGCAtgcaagaaaagcaggaagGGG GAGAGCAGCGCTGCTCTGTCaccattaaagaaaaagaaagcaaaaccaggaagtgATTTCgtaaaatttgaaaaatcaaCTTTACCAAAGCCAGTATTCTTCAGGAAAGCCAGAAGCACCATCTCTTCCACCAGGGCATCCATGCAG cTGAACAAGCTGCAGCCGTCCAGCTCCAAAAAAGTCACGTTTGGCTTGAATAAAAACACGACTGCTG aatttaaaaagacTGACAAAAGTATACTGGTGAGCCCAGAAGGACCCTCCCGTGTGGCTTTCAATCCTGAACAGAAACCCCGTCATGGGGTGCTGAAGTCACCCAGAGGTACCCCAGCAGGAGAGCCTCAAATGAAGAAACCATTTACTATATCAGCTAAGAAGAGACCAACAGCTATGGACTTCTTTTAA